One part of the Treponema sp. OMZ 787 genome encodes these proteins:
- a CDS encoding outer membrane lipoprotein-sorting protein gives MKKIVMILLAAVIALGSGFAQELTGRDIMQKASNREKAVTDSFKMRMTLINSNGKKRVREVTAYSKDYGNEEKTVMVFLLPADVKGTGYLAYSYDDTSKNDDRWLYIPALKKAKRISGSSSQDDFMGTEFTYEDMGSRKVDDYKHSLLGEEKIDSKDCWKIESVPVKKSMYSKFISWIDKESLLNVKAEFYDEQGEILKVLTVSGIEKKDGFWTGNKMEMNNLQKKRKTVIEILKHEFNKEIPDSYFRVNSLEAGKIKN, from the coding sequence ATGAAAAAGATTGTTATGATTTTATTGGCTGCAGTAATTGCATTAGGTTCAGGCTTTGCACAAGAATTGACGGGAAGAGATATTATGCAAAAAGCAAGCAACAGGGAAAAGGCCGTTACGGATTCTTTTAAAATGAGAATGACACTCATAAACTCAAACGGAAAAAAAAGGGTGCGTGAAGTTACGGCTTATTCAAAAGATTACGGAAATGAAGAAAAAACCGTCATGGTATTTTTACTTCCGGCAGATGTAAAAGGCACAGGTTATCTTGCATACTCCTATGATGACACTTCAAAAAACGATGACAGATGGCTTTATATTCCGGCATTAAAAAAAGCTAAGCGCATAAGCGGCTCATCAAGCCAAGATGATTTTATGGGAACGGAATTTACCTATGAAGACATGGGCAGCCGCAAGGTAGACGATTATAAACATAGTCTTTTAGGTGAAGAAAAAATCGATTCCAAAGACTGCTGGAAAATAGAATCGGTTCCGGTAAAAAAATCCATGTACTCAAAATTTATTTCATGGATAGACAAAGAATCTCTTTTAAATGTAAAGGCGGAATTTTATGATGAACAAGGAGAGATTTTAAAGGTGCTTACCGTCAGCGGTATCGAAAAAAAAGACGGCTTTTGGACTGGCAATAAAATGGAAATGAATAACCTTCAAAAAAAGCGTAAAACGGTAATTGAAATTTTAAAGCACGAATTCAATAAAGAGATACCGGATTCTTATTTTAGGGTAAACTCTCTTGAGGCGGGAAAAATCAAAAATTAA
- a CDS encoding PolC-type DNA polymerase III, whose product MSSYDWISAVYDKAVFTAFDTETTGTEAKAERVVEIGCVKFDIRGVIARYNVLIDPEKPMPPEAGKVNQITDEMLAGQPKFAEVLPDFLDFIRNTVLVAHNANFDINFINCELERCGKTKLTNKVFDTLTFARETLPGLQSYALQNLAVQFGVQAVNAHRAEDDARVCMEFFKIAVDRFFEKNKDMLDYYKKDVDISDYLSTKDPETDGGKLVQNLF is encoded by the coding sequence ATGAGCTCTTACGATTGGATTAGTGCCGTCTACGATAAGGCGGTTTTTACGGCCTTCGATACCGAAACAACGGGAACGGAGGCCAAGGCTGAAAGAGTGGTCGAAATCGGCTGCGTAAAATTCGATATCCGCGGAGTTATTGCCCGCTACAATGTTTTGATAGACCCCGAAAAACCCATGCCTCCCGAGGCGGGAAAGGTAAACCAGATAACCGACGAGATGCTCGCAGGTCAGCCTAAATTCGCCGAAGTCTTACCCGACTTTTTGGACTTTATCCGCAACACTGTTCTCGTTGCGCATAATGCAAACTTCGACATAAACTTTATAAACTGCGAGCTTGAAAGGTGCGGAAAAACAAAGCTCACAAACAAGGTCTTTGACACCCTCACCTTTGCACGGGAAACCCTGCCTGGTTTACAAAGCTACGCCCTTCAAAACCTTGCAGTGCAGTTCGGCGTTCAAGCCGTAAATGCTCACCGCGCCGAAGACGATGCCAGAGTCTGTATGGAATTCTTTAAAATAGCCGTAGACCGCTTCTTTGAAAAAAACAAGGATATGCTTGACTATTATAAAAAGGATGTAGACATTTCGGACTACCTTAGCACCAAAGACCCTGAAACGGACGGCGGCAAATTGGTTCAAAATTTATTTTAA
- a CDS encoding YfcC family protein, with protein sequence MDLKVKRFKLKAPDAIVLILVLLILASIFTYVLPTGEYTRVLDSAKGVNVVDPYSYHPIERNPVSFWGILQAVPRGLNESAEIINFLLIIGGIFGILKGTGALDSVLKMAMVKLKGRERLIIPVILIFWGLGGAIIGNFEECLAFLPLHITLCLALGFDSITGVALGMCGVGVGYIGAILNPFTIITAQKIADVPILSGIELRIVSFIVLMAITIVYIYIYAGKIQKNPKLSPMYEQDLKSPYRENDLLSKDIVFTLKQKLSLAIFVLGIVVLVYGVVVHHFYLTEIAAVFVGTGIICGLVGGLSLNETVRHFVKGAENLVYAAICVGFARAITVIMMDGKILDVIVHSFSNMVQGLPLQISAVGMFVLQSFINIFIPSGTGQAVISMPIMTPLADVIGLTRQTAVLAFQFGDGITNLFTPTAGDLMAAIAIGGISYGKWFKWFWKLMGLWYIACSVILIIATIIGYGPV encoded by the coding sequence ATGGATTTAAAAGTTAAACGGTTTAAGCTAAAAGCACCCGATGCGATTGTTCTCATTCTGGTTTTGCTCATCCTTGCATCGATTTTTACGTATGTTCTTCCTACAGGAGAATATACCCGTGTGTTGGATTCGGCTAAGGGGGTAAATGTAGTTGACCCTTACAGCTATCATCCTATTGAAAGGAATCCTGTTTCATTTTGGGGTATTTTACAGGCAGTCCCCAGAGGGCTAAATGAGTCAGCCGAAATAATTAACTTTTTGTTGATAATTGGAGGTATTTTCGGCATTTTAAAAGGAACAGGAGCTCTTGATTCTGTGTTGAAGATGGCTATGGTAAAACTTAAAGGCAGGGAAAGACTTATTATTCCGGTTATTCTTATATTTTGGGGATTGGGCGGAGCTATAATAGGAAATTTTGAAGAGTGTTTGGCTTTTTTACCTTTGCATATAACGCTTTGCCTTGCCCTAGGATTTGATTCAATTACAGGTGTTGCACTGGGTATGTGCGGTGTAGGTGTCGGTTACATAGGAGCTATTTTAAATCCTTTTACCATCATTACGGCACAAAAAATAGCGGATGTTCCTATATTGAGCGGTATCGAGCTTAGGATAGTTTCTTTTATTGTTCTTATGGCGATAACGATAGTATACATATACATTTATGCAGGAAAAATTCAAAAAAATCCTAAATTAAGTCCTATGTATGAGCAAGATTTGAAAAGTCCTTATCGGGAAAACGATTTATTATCGAAAGATATTGTATTTACTCTTAAGCAAAAACTTTCTTTGGCAATCTTTGTTTTAGGGATTGTTGTTCTTGTTTATGGGGTTGTAGTGCATCATTTCTATTTGACCGAAATTGCGGCCGTCTTTGTCGGAACCGGTATTATTTGCGGTTTGGTAGGCGGGCTTAGTTTAAATGAGACAGTACGGCATTTTGTAAAAGGTGCGGAAAATCTTGTTTATGCTGCCATTTGTGTAGGCTTTGCAAGAGCTATAACCGTTATAATGATGGACGGAAAAATTTTGGATGTTATAGTCCACAGCTTTTCAAATATGGTTCAGGGGCTGCCGCTGCAAATCAGTGCCGTCGGAATGTTTGTATTACAGTCTTTTATAAATATTTTTATTCCTTCGGGAACGGGGCAGGCTGTTATAAGTATGCCGATAATGACTCCTTTAGCGGATGTCATAGGTCTGACGCGGCAGACTGCCGTATTGGCATTTCAGTTCGGCGACGGTATTACGAATTTGTTCACACCTACAGCAGGCGATCTTATGGCGGCTATAGCTATAGGAGGTATATCATACGGCAAATGGTTTAAATGGTTTTGGAAGCTTATGGGGCTTTGGTATATCGCTTGTTCCGTAATTCTAATAATAGCTACAATTATCGGGTACGGTCCCGTATAA
- a CDS encoding phospho-sugar mutase: MDKNEILNRAKKYISEETEVKFADEVKALIEKNDEKELYDRFYRDLEFGTAGLRGIIGGGTNRMNPFVIKNATQGLADYLIEAKADKAKAGSLSAVIAYDSRRFSDVFAKTAALIFAANNIRCYLFSSLRPTPELSYAIRELGCDTGIVVTASHNPPEYNGYKAYWSDGAQITPPHDSGIIKKVGEVSSIKMMSEEEALKNGKLVIIDKEIDEKYWAMLKKKISRQEIIKNMASKVKIVYTPLHGTGAMHVEKVLGEMGFNVISVPEQREPDGNFPTVSYPNPEDPKALKMAMDLAIKEGADILMATDPDADRFACAVKNDAGEMQLISGNQMGALFADYICLTLKEQNKLPQNAAIVRSIVTSPLSDLIAASYNVQSEECLTGFKWICGVAERMVSTGSNSYIYGYEESFGYNFGTEVRDKDGIASSAICAEMTLYWRSKGKSLLDRLNEIFSQFAFYGEKTINMVYPGAEGLKIMQDMMVRVRERSLSEIAGVKVKTIRDIQESTEYSPLEPAKKTTVSLPKSNVLQYYLEDGSIICIRPSGTEPKIKLYIIHSEKVVSSVEEAKKQSDKKIAEFEKEFNGVLNA, from the coding sequence ATGGACAAAAATGAAATTTTAAATAGGGCAAAAAAATATATTTCCGAAGAAACGGAAGTAAAATTTGCCGATGAGGTTAAGGCCTTAATCGAAAAAAACGATGAAAAGGAATTATATGACCGCTTTTACAGGGACTTGGAATTCGGAACGGCAGGTTTAAGAGGCATTATCGGGGGAGGCACAAACCGCATGAATCCTTTCGTAATAAAAAATGCAACTCAGGGCCTTGCCGATTACTTAATAGAAGCAAAGGCTGACAAGGCCAAGGCCGGCTCTTTGAGTGCCGTAATTGCATACGATTCAAGGCGCTTTTCGGATGTCTTTGCAAAAACGGCTGCCCTCATCTTTGCGGCAAACAATATCCGCTGTTATCTTTTTTCAAGTTTAAGACCTACGCCTGAACTTTCTTATGCCATAAGGGAACTCGGCTGCGATACGGGAATTGTAGTAACCGCCTCACACAATCCTCCGGAATATAACGGCTACAAGGCTTACTGGTCGGACGGAGCCCAGATTACCCCACCCCATGATTCGGGCATCATTAAAAAAGTAGGCGAGGTTTCTTCAATCAAAATGATGAGCGAAGAAGAAGCTCTTAAAAACGGAAAGCTCGTAATAATCGATAAAGAAATCGATGAAAAATACTGGGCTATGCTTAAAAAGAAAATCAGCCGTCAAGAAATTATTAAAAATATGGCTTCCAAGGTAAAGATAGTTTACACTCCCCTTCACGGAACGGGAGCTATGCATGTAGAAAAGGTTCTGGGAGAAATGGGCTTTAATGTTATAAGCGTTCCCGAACAGCGTGAACCTGACGGGAATTTCCCGACGGTAAGCTATCCCAATCCCGAAGACCCCAAAGCCTTAAAGATGGCCATGGATTTGGCTATAAAGGAAGGAGCCGATATTTTGATGGCTACCGATCCCGATGCCGACCGCTTTGCCTGTGCAGTAAAAAACGATGCAGGCGAAATGCAGCTTATAAGCGGCAACCAGATGGGAGCCCTCTTTGCGGATTATATCTGTCTTACATTAAAAGAACAAAATAAACTGCCTCAAAATGCCGCAATAGTACGCTCGATAGTAACCTCTCCCTTAAGCGATTTGATTGCGGCCTCTTACAATGTTCAAAGCGAAGAATGTCTTACCGGCTTTAAGTGGATATGCGGCGTTGCCGAACGCATGGTAAGTACGGGCTCCAACTCATACATTTACGGTTATGAAGAAAGCTTCGGCTACAACTTCGGAACCGAGGTAAGAGATAAGGATGGTATTGCCTCTTCTGCAATTTGTGCCGAGATGACCCTCTATTGGAGAAGCAAAGGAAAGAGCCTTTTAGACAGGCTAAACGAAATCTTTTCTCAATTTGCCTTTTACGGAGAAAAGACCATCAACATGGTATACCCGGGAGCGGAAGGCTTGAAGATTATGCAGGATATGATGGTCAGGGTAAGAGAAAGAAGTTTGAGCGAAATTGCCGGAGTGAAGGTAAAAACCATCAGGGATATTCAGGAAAGCACGGAGTACTCTCCATTAGAACCTGCCAAAAAAACTACAGTTTCCTTACCTAAGAGCAATGTTCTTCAATACTATTTGGAAGACGGCTCCATAATCTGCATAAGGCCGAGCGGAACCGAACCCAAGATAAAGCTCTACATAATTCATTCCGAGAAGGTTGTTTCGTCTGTTGAAGAAGCTAAAAAACAATCGGATAAAAAGATTGCCGAATTCGAAAAAGAATTTAACGGAGTACTAAACGCATAA
- a CDS encoding phytoene/squalene synthase family protein, with amino-acid sequence MKERAVNFYRAFSNLPPERFKGVAAVYAFCRYADDLVDKSHTKRDEQTILKSLLDLENALKFLYSEKDTSGSFSSDNSVFHQIWWPAFEETVKKFNIPQTSFLMQIEGQRMDLSPDDIKTFDEFIEYCRLVASSVGLMMLPFLVKPDKEMDESFVKSCEDLGIAMQITNILRDVGEDLREKNKLYLPASLMEEYGITRTELESLSKHSTEEKIEDLIPQNFISLWEKLASIADDYYASFEKKLSYFHTDCVASVFAAARMYRGIADAVREASYNCFTKRCYTPERIRRAVIAEADVIKHCIRF; translated from the coding sequence ATGAAAGAAAGGGCTGTCAATTTTTATCGGGCCTTTTCAAATCTTCCGCCTGAAAGGTTTAAGGGAGTCGCTGCCGTTTATGCTTTTTGCAGATATGCGGATGATCTTGTAGATAAGAGTCATACAAAGCGTGATGAGCAAACCATATTGAAAAGTTTACTCGATCTTGAAAATGCCCTTAAATTTCTTTATTCAGAAAAAGATACTTCAGGTTCTTTTTCCAGTGATAACAGTGTTTTTCATCAAATCTGGTGGCCTGCCTTTGAAGAGACTGTAAAAAAATTTAATATTCCTCAGACAAGTTTTTTAATGCAGATAGAGGGGCAGCGTATGGATCTTTCCCCTGATGACATTAAAACCTTTGATGAGTTTATAGAATACTGCCGTCTTGTTGCTTCCTCGGTAGGCCTTATGATGCTTCCCTTTTTGGTCAAGCCCGATAAGGAAATGGATGAGTCCTTTGTTAAATCTTGTGAAGATCTGGGAATAGCAATGCAGATTACAAATATCTTGCGGGATGTCGGCGAGGATTTACGCGAAAAAAATAAGCTCTATCTTCCGGCTTCTTTAATGGAAGAATACGGTATAACGAGGACTGAACTCGAATCTCTTTCAAAACACAGTACCGAAGAAAAAATTGAAGATCTTATCCCCCAAAATTTTATTTCTCTTTGGGAAAAGCTTGCTTCGATTGCCGATGATTACTATGCTTCATTTGAAAAAAAACTTTCTTACTTTCATACTGATTGTGTTGCAAGTGTTTTTGCGGCTGCAAGAATGTACAGAGGAATCGCTGATGCCGTAAGAGAGGCTTCGTATAATTGCTTTACAAAAAGATGCTATACGCCTGAAAGGATAAGAAGAGCCGTCATCGCTGAAGCGGATGTAATCAAGCACTGTATTAGATTTTAA
- a CDS encoding DMT family transporter → MKISGFIDAAASAFIFGLMPLFTKILFDLGLNPIGSSFYRMSLALIFIFIYSKFLKIDMKLNKKEFRLVLLAALFFTLNSISLFASYKYINSGSATSIHFLYPVIIFTASAFMLKQRPSIYEILCIAAAVMGLFFIADFKEVSSAPGIIYAFMSAIVYSVYSFILERTKKIHPIKLLFYVNFFGSLMIFAFSLSQPERIPFDFTLPQFGLLIFYSCILTVGATFLYQKAVAKIGAKYTSILSTLEPVTSLAVGLLFLKENMTLLQFFAAVLIVLAALVLIKLKKA, encoded by the coding sequence ATTAAAATATCAGGTTTTATAGATGCTGCGGCCTCTGCCTTTATATTCGGGCTTATGCCGCTTTTTACAAAGATTTTATTCGATTTAGGTTTAAACCCCATAGGTTCCAGTTTTTACAGGATGTCCTTAGCCTTGATTTTTATCTTTATTTATTCAAAATTTTTAAAAATTGATATGAAATTAAATAAAAAAGAATTTCGGCTTGTCTTATTAGCTGCTCTGTTTTTTACCCTCAACAGTATAAGTTTGTTTGCCTCATATAAATATATAAATTCGGGAAGTGCTACATCCATCCATTTTTTATATCCGGTTATAATTTTTACGGCTTCGGCTTTTATGTTAAAACAAAGACCCTCAATATATGAGATACTTTGTATTGCGGCCGCAGTCATGGGGCTATTTTTTATAGCCGATTTTAAAGAGGTTTCAAGTGCTCCGGGAATAATATATGCATTTATGTCGGCTATTGTGTACAGCGTGTATTCATTTATTCTGGAAAGAACAAAAAAAATTCATCCTATTAAGCTTTTATTTTATGTTAATTTTTTCGGCAGTCTGATGATTTTTGCCTTTTCTCTATCCCAGCCTGAAAGGATTCCTTTTGATTTTACGCTTCCGCAGTTTGGTCTGCTTATTTTCTACTCCTGTATTTTAACGGTAGGTGCGACCTTTTTATATCAAAAAGCGGTTGCCAAGATTGGGGCGAAATATACTTCAATTTTGAGCACATTAGAGCCTGTTACAAGCCTTGCGGTAGGGCTTTTATTTTTAAAGGAAAACATGACTCTCCTCCAATTTTTTGCTGCCGTTTTGATTGTGCTTGCGGCCCTTGTGCTCATTAAGTTAAAGAAAGCTTAA
- a CDS encoding RND family transporter codes for MKLEGIHRFFKKIGEFQIRYRFLLIAVLAALTLFGVLGLKKFKAASMTEEVFVNITENMKEHEDRFKTLFGSNDNIVLLIESDDVFKPEVLKMIKEIGNELLEKIPYADSITSITDIDISVGTDEGIEIKNPFKDGIPENPAELKKAKDFILSRKSIVNKLVSSDATETWLVLSFKATPSREEWMKTSDKELMYTMGEKAIDVVTNPKYKSPAYTIKAAGLPYTETEEKIVMNADIKKCVSLSFMCMIILLVIFARSFRGTIVPIIATVGAIVSVLGFMGHLNIQGSSEMLSIPIILAMALSVGYSIHLVNSFRNSFYKIGKRKEAIVDSIENTGWPLFFTVVTTAVSLLSFLTIDLQPMHWVGVASAAMVFAVYVYVSILIPILMSFGKDCLPEKNKSAIRYQKLDSFFEKLGKSVLKNRKAILLVFALVTVLCIPAIFMISVNMDSFNFMGTRIPYVKRIYEITHSKLGSYFNYNVMITFKEEDAVKNTENLKKLEELSRLIGGFKLTKLNNGVPKIFSIIDIIKEMNQTMHADDPAFYKIPEDEELLAQLLFLYEISGGETSRWVDDEFRTIRITVDVAAFDGNEVAANLESVYKKCAELFPDADTFLTGAAAHAAEMNNKIVYGEIYSFFTSLGAIGILMMIVFGSFKMGLIGLIPNIMPIITTGAIMGYFRVPLDMVTMAIMPMILGIAVDDTIHFTNHTKFLFEKEGSYHKAIVGSFYSIGKTLAMTTIILSVTFLMYMISQIDAFLRLGILAAVGLFSALIADYLMTPVLIYISQPFGKERDDTSIRKEA; via the coding sequence ATGAAATTGGAAGGAATACACAGATTTTTTAAAAAAATCGGAGAATTTCAGATAAGGTACCGCTTTCTTTTAATTGCGGTTTTGGCAGCCTTAACCCTGTTCGGAGTACTTGGCTTAAAAAAGTTTAAAGCCGCATCAATGACGGAAGAGGTCTTTGTAAACATTACAGAAAATATGAAAGAACACGAAGACCGGTTTAAAACCCTTTTCGGAAGCAATGACAACATAGTCTTGCTCATAGAATCCGACGATGTTTTTAAACCTGAGGTTTTAAAAATGATTAAGGAGATCGGCAACGAGCTTTTAGAAAAAATTCCGTATGCGGATTCGATTACCTCAATCACCGATATCGATATAAGCGTAGGAACGGACGAAGGTATCGAAATAAAAAATCCCTTTAAAGACGGAATACCTGAAAACCCTGCCGAATTAAAAAAAGCAAAGGACTTTATTTTATCGAGAAAATCCATAGTAAATAAACTTGTTTCAAGCGATGCAACCGAAACATGGCTTGTGCTTTCGTTTAAAGCAACTCCCAGCAGAGAAGAATGGATGAAAACCTCTGATAAGGAACTTATGTATACCATGGGAGAAAAAGCCATAGATGTTGTTACAAACCCAAAATACAAAAGCCCTGCCTACACAATAAAGGCCGCCGGACTTCCATATACCGAAACTGAAGAAAAAATTGTAATGAATGCAGATATCAAAAAATGTGTAAGCCTTAGTTTTATGTGCATGATAATTCTTCTTGTTATTTTTGCACGTTCATTCCGCGGAACCATTGTACCTATAATCGCCACAGTAGGTGCAATAGTTTCGGTTTTGGGCTTTATGGGGCATTTAAATATTCAGGGAAGTTCCGAAATGCTTTCAATTCCCATCATCCTTGCGATGGCCCTTTCTGTAGGCTACTCCATTCACCTTGTAAATTCTTTTAGAAACAGTTTTTATAAAATCGGAAAAAGAAAAGAAGCAATTGTAGATTCAATAGAAAATACGGGCTGGCCTTTATTTTTTACCGTAGTTACCACAGCCGTTTCGCTCTTATCGTTCCTGACGATAGATCTTCAGCCCATGCACTGGGTGGGAGTTGCAAGTGCAGCAATGGTATTTGCCGTTTATGTTTATGTAAGCATCTTAATTCCTATTTTGATGAGCTTCGGAAAAGACTGCCTTCCCGAAAAAAATAAGAGTGCAATAAGATATCAAAAACTGGATTCTTTTTTTGAAAAGCTCGGAAAATCGGTATTAAAAAACCGGAAAGCAATTTTGCTTGTTTTTGCACTTGTAACAGTTCTTTGTATTCCGGCGATTTTTATGATAAGCGTAAACATGGACAGCTTTAACTTTATGGGAACAAGAATTCCCTATGTAAAACGCATTTACGAAATTACACATTCCAAGCTGGGGTCTTATTTCAATTACAATGTGATGATAACTTTTAAAGAAGAGGATGCTGTAAAGAATACTGAAAACTTAAAAAAGCTGGAAGAATTAAGCCGGCTCATAGGCGGTTTTAAATTAACAAAATTAAATAACGGAGTGCCTAAAATATTTTCGATTATAGATATCATAAAAGAAATGAATCAGACAATGCACGCCGACGACCCCGCTTTTTATAAGATACCGGAAGATGAAGAGCTCTTAGCTCAGCTTTTATTTTTATACGAAATATCGGGAGGAGAAACTTCCCGCTGGGTTGATGACGAATTCAGAACCATCCGCATAACCGTTGATGTTGCCGCCTTTGACGGAAACGAAGTTGCAGCCAATTTGGAAAGCGTATATAAAAAATGCGCTGAACTTTTTCCCGATGCGGATACCTTCTTAACCGGTGCTGCAGCCCATGCAGCAGAGATGAATAATAAAATAGTATACGGGGAAATCTATTCTTTCTTTACCTCCCTTGGAGCAATAGGTATTTTAATGATGATTGTTTTCGGAAGTTTTAAAATGGGACTCATAGGTCTTATCCCGAACATTATGCCGATTATTACAACCGGAGCGATTATGGGCTATTTCCGAGTTCCGCTTGACATGGTAACAATGGCTATCATGCCTATGATTTTAGGTATCGCAGTTGACGACACAATTCACTTTACCAATCATACAAAATTCCTTTTTGAAAAAGAAGGTTCCTATCATAAGGCTATTGTAGGTTCTTTTTATTCGATAGGAAAAACACTCGCCATGACAACGATAATTTTGTCGGTTACTTTTTTAATGTATATGATAAGTCAAATCGATGCATTTTTGCGTTTAGGAATTTTAGCTGCTGTCGGTCTTTTCTCGGCTCTGATTGCCGACTATTTGATGACACCTGTTTTAATTTATATTTCACAACCTTTCGGAAAAGAAAGAGATGATACTTCTATCCGAAAGGAAGCATAG
- a CDS encoding NAD(P)/FAD-dependent oxidoreductase: MNKKVLVVGAGIAGLSAAIRLKHAGYEVEIFEQGAMPGGKMHRIEADGHSFDVGPTLVMMPSVYREIFELAGKNADDYIPMTKLDPMYEVYFKDKDKSKDYRHYVLNSDLVDLMKITEKKGPDNARGFLSYISEIYKRYQIALDHFITRPFRKWSDIYNPFMLLQALKLKTFDSADKMMASFMPDSDLHRMLSFQTLYIGVSPKKGPSLYNIIPMIELLYGVWFIKGGMHTMASQMARLFEELGGKINYNSKVDKILTEGKTVKGLLVGGEKIEAPYVVCNADFPYAMTNLIDDGRVRGKYSPEKINKMDYSCSCLVFYWGVDGTYPELPAHAFVVSEDLDDNLKSIFDGRRIKDPSVYLHIPSNVDPSMAPEGKSSFYLLIPVSEVVTSQYEWNEETVDYYRQKAIDSLSKLPGLENLKNSIAVEKVFTPKDFEKNFSAYRGATFGLQPTLTQSNHLRPQAKAKNCEGLYFCGSSTHPGAGVPIVMQSGKICAEELRRDNPEDNFSDK, translated from the coding sequence ATGAATAAAAAAGTATTGGTAGTAGGTGCCGGTATAGCAGGACTTTCTGCCGCTATCCGATTAAAGCATGCAGGATATGAGGTGGAAATTTTTGAGCAAGGAGCTATGCCCGGCGGAAAGATGCACAGGATTGAGGCTGATGGGCATAGTTTTGATGTAGGTCCGACCCTTGTTATGATGCCTTCCGTTTATAGAGAAATTTTCGAGCTTGCAGGAAAGAATGCGGACGATTATATTCCTATGACAAAGCTTGATCCAATGTATGAGGTTTACTTTAAAGATAAGGATAAGTCTAAGGACTATCGGCATTATGTGCTGAACTCGGATCTTGTAGATTTAATGAAGATTACCGAAAAAAAAGGACCCGATAATGCAAGAGGTTTTCTTTCATATATTTCTGAAATTTATAAAAGATATCAAATTGCTCTGGATCATTTTATAACGAGACCCTTTAGAAAATGGTCAGATATATATAATCCGTTTATGCTTCTTCAAGCTCTTAAATTAAAGACCTTTGACAGTGCAGACAAGATGATGGCTTCCTTTATGCCGGATAGTGATTTACACAGAATGTTGAGCTTTCAAACCCTTTACATAGGAGTTTCTCCCAAAAAAGGTCCTTCTCTTTACAATATAATTCCTATGATTGAGCTTCTGTACGGGGTTTGGTTTATCAAGGGCGGAATGCATACGATGGCTTCTCAAATGGCAAGACTTTTTGAAGAGCTTGGAGGTAAGATAAATTATAACTCTAAAGTCGATAAAATATTAACCGAAGGAAAAACCGTTAAGGGGCTTTTGGTAGGCGGAGAAAAAATTGAAGCTCCCTATGTTGTGTGCAATGCAGACTTTCCCTATGCCATGACAAATTTAATTGATGATGGAAGAGTGAGAGGAAAATATAGTCCCGAAAAAATAAACAAGATGGACTATTCTTGTTCATGCCTTGTTTTTTATTGGGGTGTGGATGGAACCTATCCTGAGCTCCCTGCTCATGCCTTTGTAGTATCCGAAGACCTTGATGATAATCTTAAAAGCATATTTGACGGAAGAAGAATCAAGGATCCGTCCGTTTATCTTCATATTCCGTCCAATGTAGATCCTTCAATGGCGCCTGAGGGTAAGTCAAGCTTTTATCTTTTAATTCCCGTTTCCGAAGTTGTAACTTCGCAATATGAATGGAACGAAGAAACTGTAGATTATTACAGGCAAAAAGCTATTGATTCTCTTTCAAAACTGCCCGGCCTTGAAAACTTAAAAAATTCAATCGCAGTAGAAAAAGTTTTTACTCCCAAAGATTTTGAAAAAAACTTTAGCGCCTATAGGGGGGCGACCTTCGGGCTTCAGCCGACATTAACTCAAAGCAATCATTTAAGACCTCAGGCAAAGGCAAAAAACTGCGAGGGCCTTTATTTTTGCGGAAGCAGCACCCATCCGGGGGCCGGTGTCCCTATAGTTATGCAAAGCGGTAAGATCTGTGCAGAGGAATTACGCCGGGATAATCCTGAGGATAATTTTAGTGATAAGTAG